The Kosakonia sacchari SP1 genome includes a window with the following:
- a CDS encoding ABC transporter permease gives MIEIIQEYWKSLLWSDGYRLTGVAITLWLLISSVVMGGVMAVFLAIGRVSSNKFIRFPIWLFTYVFRGTPLYVQLLVFYSGMYTLEVVKGTELLNAFFRSGLNCTVLALTLNTCAYTTEIFAGAIRSVPHGEIEAARAYGFSSFKMYRSIILPSALRIALPAYSNEVILMLHSTALAFTATVPDLLKIARDINSATYQPFTAFGLAAVLYLIISYVLISLFRKAEKRWLQHMKPSSTH, from the coding sequence GTGATCGAGATTATTCAGGAGTACTGGAAATCCCTGCTGTGGAGCGACGGTTATCGCCTGACCGGCGTGGCGATCACGCTGTGGTTGCTGATCTCTTCGGTGGTAATGGGCGGCGTGATGGCGGTGTTTCTGGCTATCGGGCGCGTTTCCAGCAATAAGTTTATCCGCTTCCCGATTTGGTTATTCACCTATGTGTTTCGCGGCACGCCGCTGTATGTGCAATTGCTGGTGTTCTACTCCGGCATGTACACGCTGGAAGTGGTGAAAGGTACCGAATTGCTGAACGCCTTTTTCCGCAGTGGCCTTAACTGTACGGTGCTGGCGCTCACGCTCAACACCTGCGCCTATACAACCGAGATTTTCGCCGGGGCGATCCGCTCTGTGCCGCACGGTGAAATTGAAGCGGCGCGCGCATATGGTTTCTCCTCGTTCAAAATGTATCGCAGTATTATTCTGCCCTCGGCGTTGCGCATTGCGCTGCCAGCGTACAGCAATGAGGTGATTTTGATGCTGCACTCCACGGCGTTGGCGTTTACCGCCACGGTGCCGGATCTGTTGAAAATTGCTCGCGATATTAACTCTGCGACTTATCAGCCGTTTACCGCGTTTGGTCTTGCCGCAGTGCTGTATCTGATTATCTCTTATGTGCTGATTAGCCTCTTTCGCAAAGCGGAAAAGCGCTGGCTTCAGCATATGAAACCTTCTTCGACGCACTGA
- the hisP gene encoding histidine ABC transporter ATP-binding protein HisP, with protein MSENKLNVIDLHKRYGEHEVLKGVSLQANAGDVISIIGSSGSGKSTFLRCINFLEKPSEGSIVVNGQNINLVRDKDGQLKVADKNQLRLLRTRLTMVFQHFNLWSHMTVLENVMEAPIQVLGLSKQEARERAVKYLAKVGIDTMQQQKYPVHLSGGQQQRVSIARALAMEPEVLLFDEPTSALDPELVGEVLRIMQQLAEEGKTMVVVTHEMGFARHVSTHVIFLHQGKIEEEGTPDELFGNPKSPRLQQFLKGSLK; from the coding sequence ATGTCTGAGAATAAATTAAACGTTATCGATCTACACAAGCGCTACGGCGAGCATGAAGTGCTGAAAGGGGTGTCGTTACAGGCGAACGCAGGTGATGTGATTAGCATCATTGGCTCTTCCGGCTCCGGTAAAAGTACGTTTCTGCGCTGCATTAACTTTCTCGAAAAACCGAGCGAAGGCTCGATTGTGGTTAATGGGCAGAATATCAACCTGGTGCGCGACAAAGACGGCCAGTTAAAAGTTGCCGATAAAAACCAGCTGCGTCTGCTGCGTACCCGCCTGACGATGGTGTTTCAGCACTTCAATTTGTGGAGCCATATGACGGTATTAGAAAACGTCATGGAAGCGCCTATTCAGGTACTTGGCTTGAGCAAGCAGGAAGCCCGCGAGCGTGCGGTGAAATACCTGGCGAAGGTCGGCATTGATACGATGCAGCAGCAAAAATACCCGGTGCATTTATCCGGTGGTCAGCAGCAGCGCGTTTCCATCGCCCGTGCGCTGGCGATGGAGCCGGAAGTGTTGCTGTTTGATGAGCCTACATCGGCGCTGGATCCGGAGCTGGTGGGTGAAGTGCTGCGCATCATGCAACAGCTGGCGGAAGAGGGGAAAACAATGGTGGTGGTAACCCATGAAATGGGGTTTGCCCGCCATGTTTCCACCCACGTTATCTTCCTGCATCAGGGCAAGATTGAAGAAGAAGGCACACCGGATGAGTTATTCGGCAATCCGAAAAGTCCGCGTTTGCAGCAGTTCCTCAAAGGTTCACTGAAATAA
- a CDS encoding GNAT family N-acetyltransferase, which yields MTLHTPRFTLSSFQESDWPFFLHLRSNDSVMRYMAEIASRAQIRTLFDDRLRDSNAFIIRDQHSAVGDIGLRISQHNPHEADVGYSVAPAAQGRGIASEALQALCDYVFSQSNVNALNAWVLADNQGSVRVLEKSGFNRVQVLEKVYLLHGEYYDDWVYRREK from the coding sequence ATGACGTTGCACACGCCCCGCTTTACGCTCTCTTCATTTCAGGAATCCGACTGGCCGTTTTTCCTGCATCTGCGTTCAAACGACAGCGTGATGCGCTATATGGCCGAAATCGCCTCCCGGGCGCAAATCCGAACCCTGTTTGACGATCGCCTGCGGGACAGCAACGCCTTTATCATTCGCGATCAACACAGCGCGGTTGGCGATATCGGCCTGCGTATCAGCCAGCATAACCCGCATGAAGCCGACGTTGGTTATTCGGTTGCGCCTGCAGCCCAGGGACGTGGCATCGCCTCCGAAGCGCTGCAAGCACTCTGTGATTACGTTTTTTCACAGAGCAATGTGAATGCGCTGAATGCGTGGGTACTGGCGGACAATCAGGGTTCAGTGCGGGTGCTGGAAAAGAGCGGCTTTAACCGCGTACAGGTGCTGGAAAAAGTGTATCTGCTCCATGGCGAATATTACGACGACTGGGTTTACCGGCGGGAAAAATAA
- a CDS encoding TIGR01777 family oxidoreductase yields the protein MKILITGGTGLIGRHLIPRLLELKHSVTVVTRNPAKAQQLLDARVSLLKGLNELSNLNDVDAVINLAGEPIADKRWSEEQKQRLCNSRWQITQQIADLINASDTPPQVLISGSASGYYGDLGEVVVTEEEPPHNEFTHKLCARWEQIACEAQSDRTRVCLLRTGVVLAPKGGILGKLLPLFRLGIGGPIGDGRQYLAWIHIDDMVNGILWLLDNDLRGPFNMVSPYPVRNEQFSHTLGHVLHRPAIMRAPAFAVRLMMGESSVLVLGGQRALPKRLEAAGFAFRWYDLEEALGDVVPS from the coding sequence ATGAAGATACTGATTACCGGCGGAACTGGCCTGATTGGTCGTCATCTGATCCCCCGCCTGCTGGAGCTAAAACACAGTGTGACCGTGGTAACGCGCAACCCCGCCAAAGCACAACAGCTGCTTGATGCGCGTGTCAGCCTTTTAAAAGGGCTGAACGAGCTGAGCAACCTGAATGATGTCGATGCGGTGATCAATCTGGCCGGTGAACCCATTGCCGATAAGCGCTGGAGCGAGGAGCAAAAACAGCGTCTGTGCAACAGCCGCTGGCAGATAACCCAGCAAATTGCGGATCTGATCAACGCCAGCGACACACCGCCGCAAGTGCTGATCTCCGGTTCAGCTTCCGGTTACTACGGCGATCTCGGTGAAGTGGTGGTCACAGAGGAAGAGCCGCCGCATAACGAATTCACCCATAAGCTGTGCGCCCGCTGGGAGCAAATCGCCTGTGAAGCGCAAAGCGATCGCACCCGGGTTTGCCTGCTGCGCACAGGCGTAGTGCTCGCACCGAAAGGCGGCATTCTCGGTAAGCTGTTGCCGCTGTTTCGCCTTGGTATCGGCGGCCCGATTGGCGATGGCCGCCAATATCTGGCGTGGATCCATATTGATGATATGGTCAACGGCATACTCTGGCTGCTTGATAACGACCTGCGCGGGCCATTCAACATGGTGTCGCCCTACCCGGTTCGTAATGAGCAGTTCTCACATACGCTCGGCCATGTGCTGCACCGTCCGGCTATAATGCGCGCGCCGGCGTTTGCTGTGCGCCTGATGATGGGCGAATCCTCTGTGCTGGTGCTTGGCGGTCAACGCGCGCTGCCAAAACGCCTAGAAGCCGCCGGGTTTGCCTTTCGCTGGTACGATCTGGAAGAGGCGCTGGGAGATGTGGTTCCCTCCTAA
- the yfcG gene encoding GSH-dependent disulfide bond oxidoreductase — protein MIDLYFAPTPNGHKITLFLEEAELEYRLIRVDISKGDQFRPDFLSISPNNKIPAIVDHLPADGGAPLSVFESGAILLYLAEKTGKLLSGELRERHLTLQWLFWQVGGLGPMLGQNHHFNHFAPQPVPYAIERYQVETQRLYQVLNKRLERVPWLAGEHYSIADIAAWPWINAHARQRVDLEDYPAVFNWFERIRTRPATERALQKAQQT, from the coding sequence ATGATAGACCTCTATTTTGCGCCCACACCAAACGGTCATAAAATAACGCTTTTTCTGGAGGAGGCGGAGCTGGAATATCGCCTGATCCGTGTGGATATCAGCAAGGGCGATCAGTTTCGCCCCGACTTTCTCTCCATCTCCCCTAACAACAAAATCCCGGCCATTGTCGACCATCTGCCCGCCGATGGCGGCGCGCCGCTTAGCGTGTTCGAATCCGGAGCGATCCTGCTTTATCTGGCGGAAAAAACAGGGAAATTGCTCAGCGGCGAGCTCCGCGAGCGCCATCTTACGCTGCAATGGCTGTTCTGGCAGGTTGGCGGGCTGGGGCCGATGCTCGGACAGAACCACCACTTTAACCACTTTGCGCCGCAGCCGGTGCCCTACGCTATTGAGCGCTACCAGGTCGAAACCCAGCGTTTGTATCAGGTACTGAATAAACGTCTTGAACGTGTACCGTGGCTGGCAGGCGAGCATTACAGCATTGCCGATATTGCCGCCTGGCCGTGGATCAATGCCCACGCGCGCCAGCGCGTCGATCTGGAAGATTACCCGGCGGTATTTAACTGGTTTGAGCGTATTCGTACACGTCCGGCGACCGAGCGGGCGCTACAGAAGGCGCAACAAACGTAA
- the yfcF gene encoding glutathione transferase, protein MSEPAITLWSDAEYFSPYVLSAYVALHEKGLPFTLKTVDLDSGAQRAPDWPGFSLTQRVPVLEIEGFELSESTAIDEYLEERFAPPEWERIYPLDLQKRARARQIQAWLRSDLIPIREERSTTVVFAGAKKAPLSAAGQASAAKLFAIAGELLAHDKPNLFGEWCIADVDLALMLNRLVLNGDSVPERLADYATFQWQRSSVQRFVALSAKRAG, encoded by the coding sequence ATGAGCGAACCGGCTATCACCTTATGGTCTGACGCAGAGTATTTTTCCCCGTATGTGCTGTCGGCCTATGTCGCACTACATGAAAAAGGGCTGCCCTTTACCCTCAAAACTGTCGATCTCGATAGTGGTGCGCAACGTGCACCCGACTGGCCGGGTTTCAGTCTGACGCAACGTGTGCCGGTGCTGGAGATTGAAGGGTTTGAGCTCAGTGAATCCACGGCGATTGATGAATATCTGGAGGAGCGCTTTGCCCCGCCGGAGTGGGAACGTATTTATCCTCTTGATCTGCAAAAACGCGCGCGCGCCCGGCAAATTCAGGCCTGGCTGCGTAGCGATTTAATACCTATCCGCGAAGAGCGTTCGACAACGGTAGTGTTTGCCGGAGCCAAAAAAGCGCCGCTTAGTGCTGCCGGGCAGGCGAGTGCCGCCAAGCTGTTCGCGATTGCTGGTGAGCTGCTGGCGCACGATAAACCGAATCTGTTTGGCGAATGGTGCATCGCTGATGTTGACCTGGCGTTGATGCTGAACCGGCTCGTGTTGAACGGCGACAGCGTGCCGGAGCGGCTGGCGGATTACGCCACCTTCCAGTGGCAACGCTCATCGGTCCAGCGCTTTGTTGCACTTTCCGCTAAGCGCGCGGGCTGA
- the yfcE gene encoding phosphodiesterase, which produces MKLMFASDIHGSLPATESVLERFAQSDARWLVILGDVLNHGPRNALPEGYAPAQVAERLNEQASQIIAVRGNCDSEVDQMLLKFPITAPWQQILLPERRLFLTHGHLFGPDDETSLAAGDVLVYGHTHIPVAEKRGVIFHFNPGSVSIPKGGFAASYGMLEEDVLRVITLNDQRVIAQVTINP; this is translated from the coding sequence ATGAAACTGATGTTTGCATCGGATATTCATGGGTCGTTGCCCGCGACGGAAAGCGTACTGGAACGGTTCGCGCAAAGTGATGCCCGCTGGCTGGTGATCCTTGGCGATGTGCTGAATCACGGCCCGCGCAATGCCTTACCCGAAGGCTATGCGCCTGCGCAGGTTGCGGAGCGTTTGAATGAACAGGCCAGCCAAATTATTGCCGTGCGCGGCAACTGCGACAGCGAAGTGGATCAGATGCTGCTGAAGTTTCCAATTACTGCGCCCTGGCAGCAGATTTTACTGCCTGAACGCCGCCTGTTTTTGACGCACGGTCACCTCTTTGGCCCGGACGACGAGACGTCGCTGGCGGCGGGCGATGTGCTGGTCTATGGTCATACGCATATTCCGGTTGCTGAGAAGCGAGGTGTTATTTTCCACTTCAACCCCGGCTCGGTCAGTATTCCAAAAGGCGGATTCGCGGCCAGCTACGGCATGCTGGAAGAGGACGTATTGCGCGTTATCACACTTAATGATCAGCGGGTTATTGCGCAGGTCACGATTAATCCGTAA
- the yfcD gene encoding NUDIX hydrolase YfcD: MVEQSHFAGMEWVDIVNEDNEVIAQASRQQMRAQCLRHRATYIVVHDGMGKVLVQRRTEIKDFMPGMLDATAGGVVQAGENLLDSARREAEEELGIAGVPFAEHGQFYFEDEHCRVWGGLFSCVSHGPFALQEEEVSEVCWMTPEEITARCDEFTNDSLKALALWMTRNASNDAVAVQEAE; this comes from the coding sequence ATGGTGGAACAGAGTCATTTTGCAGGCATGGAGTGGGTGGATATTGTCAATGAAGACAATGAGGTGATCGCGCAGGCCAGCCGGCAGCAAATGCGGGCGCAATGTCTGCGTCACCGCGCAACCTACATTGTGGTGCATGATGGGATGGGCAAAGTGCTGGTGCAGCGTCGCACAGAGATCAAAGATTTTATGCCCGGTATGCTGGATGCCACCGCCGGTGGTGTGGTGCAGGCAGGGGAAAACCTGCTGGATTCCGCGCGCCGCGAAGCGGAAGAAGAGTTAGGTATTGCGGGTGTGCCGTTTGCCGAGCATGGCCAGTTTTATTTTGAAGATGAACACTGTCGGGTCTGGGGCGGGCTGTTCAGCTGCGTTTCCCACGGGCCGTTCGCGTTGCAGGAAGAAGAAGTCAGCGAAGTATGCTGGATGACGCCGGAAGAGATCACCGCGCGCTGCGACGAGTTTACCAATGATTCGTTAAAAGCGCTGGCACTGTGGATGACGCGCAATGCAAGTAATGATGCGGTAGCGGTGCAGGAAGCAGAGTAA
- the pta gene encoding phosphate acetyltransferase, translated as MSRIIMLIPTGTSVGLTSVSLGVIRAMERKGVRLSVFKPIAQPRAGGDAPDQTTTIVRANSGLTAAEPLKMSHVESLLSSNQKDVLMEEIIARYHESSKDAEVVLVEGLVPTRKHQFAQSLNFEIAKTLNAEIVFVMSQGTDTPEQLKERIELTRNSFGGTKNTNITGVIVNKLNAPVDEQGRTRPDLSEIFDDSSKAKVIHIDPAKLQEASPLPVLGAVPWSFDLIATRAIDMARHLNATIVNEGDIKTRRVKSVTFCARSIPHMLEHFRPGSLLVTSADRPDVLVAACLAAMNGVEIGALLLTGGYEMDASVRKLCERAFATGLPVFMVNTNTWQTSLSLQSFNLEVPVDDNERIENVQEYVAGYINAQWIDSLTATSERSRRLSPPAFRYQLTELARKAGKRVVLPEGDEPRTVKAAAICAERGIATCILLGNPDEINRVAAAQGVELGTGIEIVDPDVVRESYVARLVELRKSKGMTEAVAREQLEDNVVLGTLMLEQDEVDGLVSGAVHTTANTIRPPLQLIKTAPGSSLVSSVFFMLLPEQVYVYGDCAINPDPTAEQLAEIAIQSADSAIAFGIEPRVAMLSYSTGNSGAGSDVEKVREATRLAQEKRPDLVIDGPLQYDAAVMADVAKSKAPNSPVAGRATVFIFPDLNTGNTTYKAVQRSADLISIGPMLQGMRKPVNDLSRGALVDDIVYTIALTAIQASQQ; from the coding sequence GTGTCCCGTATTATTATGCTGATCCCTACCGGAACCAGCGTCGGCCTGACCAGCGTCAGCCTTGGCGTTATCCGTGCTATGGAACGCAAAGGCGTTCGTCTGAGCGTCTTTAAACCGATTGCCCAGCCGCGCGCCGGTGGCGATGCGCCGGACCAGACCACCACTATCGTGCGTGCTAACTCTGGCCTGACTGCAGCAGAACCGCTGAAAATGAGCCACGTTGAGTCGCTGCTCTCCAGCAACCAGAAAGACGTGCTGATGGAAGAGATCATCGCCCGCTATCACGAAAGCAGCAAAGACGCTGAAGTGGTACTGGTTGAAGGCCTGGTTCCGACGCGTAAACATCAGTTCGCGCAGTCGCTGAACTTTGAAATCGCGAAAACGCTGAACGCAGAAATCGTGTTTGTCATGTCTCAGGGCACCGACACGCCGGAACAGCTGAAAGAGCGTATCGAACTGACCCGCAACAGCTTCGGTGGTACGAAAAACACCAACATCACTGGCGTTATCGTTAATAAACTGAACGCACCGGTTGATGAACAAGGCCGTACCCGCCCTGACCTGTCAGAAATTTTTGATGACTCGTCTAAAGCTAAAGTTATTCATATCGACCCGGCGAAACTGCAAGAAGCCAGCCCGTTGCCGGTGCTGGGCGCTGTGCCGTGGAGTTTCGATCTTATTGCCACCCGCGCAATCGACATGGCTCGCCACCTGAACGCGACCATTGTTAACGAAGGCGATATCAAAACCCGCCGCGTGAAATCTGTGACCTTCTGTGCGCGCAGCATTCCGCACATGCTGGAACACTTCCGCCCGGGTTCACTGCTGGTGACTTCCGCAGACCGTCCGGACGTGCTGGTTGCCGCTTGCCTGGCTGCGATGAACGGCGTGGAAATCGGTGCGCTGCTGCTGACTGGCGGCTACGAAATGGACGCCAGCGTACGCAAACTGTGCGAGCGTGCATTCGCCACCGGCCTGCCGGTATTTATGGTGAATACCAACACCTGGCAGACTTCCCTGAGCCTGCAGAGCTTCAACCTGGAAGTTCCGGTTGATGATAACGAGCGTATCGAAAACGTTCAGGAATACGTGGCTGGCTACATCAATGCCCAGTGGATCGATTCTCTGACCGCGACCTCCGAACGCAGCCGTCGTCTCTCTCCGCCGGCCTTCCGTTACCAGTTGACCGAGCTGGCGCGCAAAGCGGGCAAACGCGTTGTTCTGCCGGAAGGCGACGAACCACGTACCGTGAAAGCTGCCGCTATCTGTGCTGAACGTGGTATCGCGACCTGTATCCTGCTGGGTAACCCGGACGAGATCAACCGCGTTGCCGCTGCGCAAGGCGTTGAGCTGGGCACCGGGATTGAAATCGTCGATCCGGACGTAGTGCGTGAAAGCTACGTTGCTCGCCTGGTTGAGCTGCGTAAGAGCAAGGGCATGACCGAAGCCGTCGCCCGCGAACAGCTGGAAGACAACGTAGTTCTCGGCACGCTGATGCTGGAACAAGACGAAGTAGACGGTCTGGTTTCTGGTGCTGTGCACACCACCGCGAACACCATCCGTCCGCCGCTGCAGTTGATCAAAACCGCACCGGGCAGCTCACTGGTTTCTTCCGTGTTCTTTATGCTGCTGCCGGAACAGGTTTATGTGTACGGTGACTGCGCCATCAACCCGGATCCGACCGCTGAACAACTGGCAGAAATCGCGATTCAGTCTGCGGATTCCGCTATCGCGTTCGGTATCGAACCGCGCGTGGCAATGCTCTCCTACTCCACCGGTAACTCCGGCGCGGGTAGCGATGTAGAGAAAGTGCGTGAAGCGACTCGTCTGGCGCAAGAAAAACGTCCAGACCTGGTAATCGACGGCCCGCTGCAGTATGACGCTGCGGTTATGGCTGACGTTGCGAAATCCAAAGCGCCGAACTCGCCGGTTGCAGGTCGCGCTACCGTGTTCATCTTCCCGGATCTGAACACCGGTAACACCACCTACAAAGCGGTACAGCGTTCTGCTGACCTGATCTCCATCGGGCCGATGCTGCAGGGCATGCGCAAACCGGTTAACGACCTGTCCCGTGGCGCGCTGGTAGACGATATCGTCTACACCATCGCACTGACCGCGATCCAGGCTTCACAGCAGTAA
- the ackA gene encoding acetate kinase, whose translation MSSKLVLVLNCGSSSLKFAIIDAVNGDEYLSGLAECFHLPEARIKWKIDGGKQEAALGAGAAHSEALNFIVNTILAQKPELSAQLTAIGHRIVHGGEKYTSSVVIDESVIQGIKDAASFAPLHNPAHLIGIAEALKSFPNLKDKNVAVFDTAFHTTMPEESYLYALPYKLYKEHGVRRYGAHGTSHFYVTQEAAKVLNKPVEELNIITCHLGNGGSVSAIRNGKCVDTSMGLTPLEGLVMGTRSGDIDPAIIFHLHDTLGMSVEAINKMLTKESGLLGLTEVTSDCRYVEDNYKDKEDAKRAMDVYCHRLAKYIGSYTALMEGRLDAVVFTGGIGENAAMVRELSLGKLGVLGFEVDHERNLAARFGKSGFINKEGTRPAVVIPTNEELVIAQDASRLTA comes from the coding sequence ATGTCGAGTAAGTTAGTACTGGTTCTGAACTGCGGTAGCTCCTCACTGAAATTCGCAATCATCGATGCAGTTAATGGTGACGAGTACCTTTCTGGTTTAGCCGAGTGTTTCCATCTTCCTGAAGCGCGCATCAAGTGGAAAATTGATGGCGGTAAACAAGAAGCGGCTTTAGGTGCAGGTGCCGCTCACAGCGAAGCGCTGAACTTTATCGTTAACACTATTCTGGCACAAAAACCAGAACTGTCTGCACAGCTGACCGCAATCGGTCACCGCATCGTGCACGGTGGCGAAAAATACACCAGCTCCGTGGTTATCGACGAATCCGTTATTCAGGGCATCAAAGATGCAGCCTCTTTCGCACCGCTGCACAACCCGGCTCATTTGATCGGCATCGCCGAAGCGCTGAAATCCTTCCCGAACCTGAAAGACAAAAACGTGGCCGTGTTCGACACTGCGTTCCACACCACGATGCCGGAAGAATCCTACCTGTATGCGCTGCCGTACAAACTGTACAAAGAGCATGGCGTTCGTCGCTATGGCGCACACGGCACCAGCCACTTCTATGTGACTCAGGAAGCAGCCAAAGTTCTGAACAAACCGGTTGAAGAGCTGAACATCATCACCTGCCACCTGGGCAACGGTGGTTCTGTTTCCGCTATCCGTAACGGCAAATGCGTTGATACTTCCATGGGTCTGACCCCGCTGGAAGGCCTGGTAATGGGTACCCGTTCTGGTGATATCGACCCGGCAATCATTTTCCATTTGCATGACACCCTGGGCATGAGCGTTGAAGCTATCAACAAAATGCTGACCAAAGAGTCCGGCCTGCTGGGTCTGACCGAAGTCACCAGCGACTGCCGTTATGTAGAAGACAACTACAAAGATAAAGAAGACGCGAAGCGCGCAATGGACGTTTACTGCCACCGTCTGGCGAAATACATCGGCTCTTACACCGCGCTGATGGAAGGTCGTCTGGACGCGGTTGTCTTCACCGGCGGTATCGGTGAAAACGCCGCCATGGTACGTGAACTGTCGCTGGGCAAACTGGGCGTTCTCGGCTTTGAAGTTGACCACGAACGTAACCTGGCTGCCCGTTTTGGTAAGTCTGGCTTTATCAACAAAGAAGGCACCCGCCCGGCTGTCGTTATCCCGACAAACGAAGAGCTGGTCATCGCGCAAGACGCGAGCCGCCTGACTGCCTGA
- the yfbV gene encoding terminus macrodomain insulation protein YfbV, with protein sequence MSTSENRPVTFFSLFSRGQHYAKTWPMEKRLAPMFVENRVIRAMRYATRFMPPVAVFTLCWQIALGGQLGPAVATALFALSLPMQGLWWLGKRSVTPLPPSILHWFYEVRGKLQEAGQALAPVEGKPDYQALADTLKRAFKQLDKTFLDDL encoded by the coding sequence ATGTCCACTTCAGAGAATCGACCCGTCACTTTTTTTAGTTTGTTTAGTCGGGGTCAGCACTATGCGAAGACCTGGCCTATGGAAAAACGCCTCGCTCCGATGTTCGTTGAAAACCGGGTAATCCGCGCAATGCGCTATGCCACGCGCTTTATGCCGCCCGTGGCCGTGTTTACTCTCTGCTGGCAAATTGCGCTCGGCGGTCAGCTTGGACCGGCGGTGGCTACCGCGCTGTTTGCGCTGAGCTTGCCGATGCAAGGGTTGTGGTGGCTGGGTAAGCGTTCCGTGACGCCGCTACCGCCGTCGATTCTGCACTGGTTTTATGAAGTGCGCGGTAAGTTGCAAGAAGCGGGGCAGGCGCTGGCACCTGTAGAGGGTAAGCCTGATTATCAGGCGCTGGCCGACACGCTTAAGCGTGCTTTTAAACAACTCGATAAAACATTTCTTGATGATTTGTGA
- a CDS encoding YfbU family protein encodes MEMTNAQRLILSNQYKMMTMMDPANAERYRRLQTIIERGYGLQMRELDREFGELKEETCRTVIDIMEMYHALHVSWANLKDTSAIDERRVTFLGFDAATEARYLGYVRFMVNIEGRYTHFDAGTHGFNAQTPMWEKYQRMLSVWHSCPRQYHLSSNEINQIINA; translated from the coding sequence ATGGAAATGACCAATGCCCAACGTCTGATCTTATCCAACCAGTACAAAATGATGACCATGATGGATCCGGCTAATGCAGAGCGCTATCGCCGTTTGCAAACCATTATTGAGCGTGGATATGGCCTGCAAATGCGCGAGTTGGATCGTGAATTCGGCGAGTTGAAAGAAGAGACCTGTCGCACTGTTATCGACATTATGGAGATGTATCACGCACTGCATGTCTCCTGGGCCAATCTGAAAGACACCAGCGCCATTGATGAGCGCCGCGTGACTTTCCTCGGCTTTGACGCCGCAACGGAAGCGCGTTACCTCGGCTACGTGCGTTTTATGGTCAACATCGAAGGCCGTTATACCCATTTCGACGCCGGTACCCACGGCTTTAACGCGCAAACCCCGATGTGGGAAAAATATCAGCGCATGCTGAGTGTGTGGCACTCCTGCCCGCGTCAGTACCACCTGAGCAGTAACGAAATTAATCAGATTATCAACGCCTGA
- a CDS encoding sugar phosphatase, whose product MQCKGFLFDLDGTLVNSLPAVERAWCNWADRFGIAHDEILNFIHGKQAITSLRHFLPGKSEAEIAAEFTWLEQIEAADTDGITALPGAIALLQHLDESGIPWAIVTSGSVPVAHARHRATGLPTPKVFVTAEQVTRGKPEPDAYLLGAQLLRLAPQECVVVEDAPAGVLSGLAAGCHVIAVNVPADAPRLDEVDFRLTTLEALDVAKRPDGLVNVTLKA is encoded by the coding sequence GTGCAGTGTAAAGGATTTCTGTTTGACCTGGATGGCACCCTGGTGAATTCGCTGCCCGCCGTGGAGCGGGCTTGGTGTAACTGGGCTGATCGATTTGGTATCGCGCATGATGAAATACTGAATTTTATCCATGGCAAACAGGCGATTACCTCGCTGCGGCATTTCTTACCGGGCAAGTCTGAAGCAGAGATTGCGGCTGAATTTACCTGGCTTGAACAGATTGAAGCGGCAGACACTGATGGCATTACCGCGCTACCTGGCGCGATTGCGCTGCTTCAGCATTTAGATGAGTCAGGCATTCCATGGGCCATCGTCACTTCCGGGTCGGTGCCTGTCGCTCACGCGCGACATCGTGCAACCGGCTTGCCGACGCCGAAAGTGTTCGTCACCGCCGAGCAGGTCACACGCGGCAAACCTGAGCCTGATGCTTATCTCCTTGGCGCACAGCTGCTGAGGCTGGCACCGCAAGAGTGCGTGGTGGTGGAAGATGCGCCGGCGGGTGTCCTTTCCGGCCTTGCCGCAGGTTGCCATGTGATTGCGGTAAATGTTCCTGCAGATGCCCCCCGGCTTGATGAAGTCGATTTCCGGCTCACTACACTCGAAGCGCTCGATGTCGCAAAACGGCCGGACGGCCTGGTGAATGTCACGCTAAAGGCCTGA